The Xanthomonas fragariae genome has a segment encoding these proteins:
- a CDS encoding RHS repeat-associated core domain-containing protein: MTLPGDFKEGEMESGNKTRTHWLWSTSLGMLAAVSSTGSVSWAQSPSLASAAATHVSASAPGNAAVAQRIVLGGDQTLRLEASGRSIVLTPQDRQLRVRSWRLPEQRLGASLTRLADGQVLVWGGASAQGALRVGGYLIDPEQDTLQPVALSGLHPRAHHSATVLTDGQLLLAGGEGTAGQAQLWNPQTQRVVTLVMPARTGHAATLQADGQVRLSGGTGTGAGSRTDLLFDPASQRFSPAQPRWAAAADTALAASLPAGGQAQADPDTRIALRFTRPVQGADVKDTTVSLMGPGGLVETRVSTAEGGRLVFIHPKATLFPDTSYTVLVQGLHGLDGKAVPLSVVEFKTAAIASAADATPATAKGAAPASAAIGKAPALLGCGTDHPFPCKLSSSLSEGAWRPGQDSTDGRWRVEGSQPEALPISAPEVAAMASGLTSVSGQVLLVNGRPLAGVEVSVGSSKTRTDPTGRFVLTGIAQGRQALYVDGTCANIAGREYGQFVVGVDLKVGQLTRLPYTMYVPQISARDKTHLASPLKHDVVVTHPDIPGLQIHLPAGTVIRDRKGRLVHELAIVPTPVNRAPFPVPANYPMYFTLEPGGALIQGLTPQAAQGVKVLYPNYDKLPTGTQANFWIYEPAQGWRVYGKGRVTSDGTRIAPEAGVGLYQAMGASYSIDSNTPPPEPDKPPVSDGCNCDAGGAGATAGDPIDLFTGEFSYEESDAVVGGLSPIALTRFYRPHETVKRDFGIGTAAGFRYTLYAPAADYNQLQLVLPSGAPIVFIRTSGSGLTGQWAQSGSLSGYAGATITQGTPSGHGYLLALRDGSKMYFNQYSPNQLEWTTDRFGNRVDYVYDAGLVARIVSANGRYLAIGYDSSNRVSTVKDPLGSSWSYAYNADGYLSKVTRPDGSTRSFTYKVREQDATLPGQVRLQAIYDGKNQRVVFNEFEDAAGTWSGRVVKQTQADGGVLTIDDAHDEAGTRGRLITRPDGSQRRVVFDPATHYPKTDTAAYGTPLAQTISYERGAGGQITAQIDPLGRRTEYAYDGSGRKTQIKAMAGTSAARTTTLVYTADGDLASITDPLDRTTRFGYTARCLTSVTDPMGKVTTATCNAAGQRLTLSDALNHTTTFTWTGEDLTQISDPLGRTVHFRYDVLGRMIAAQDVQGNLARMEYDVLGRVVKSIDPLGNTVQTGFDANGNVAAILLPHGNGVTYSYDNRDRRLTRTDALGQVERWTYDKMDRVTHYTDRRNRVTTYAYDTLGRPTTTTFPGMGGSVTASYDAGNRMVALADSVSGTLGWSYDSFDQVTAANSPQGTITYGYDAAGRRTKMQAATQAPVVYGYDPADRLTGITQGPEKVIFAYDPANRRITQTLPNHVQTAYTYNNANQVTGLAWGKAGQAALGSLGYGYNSVGQLVAQTGTHASQSLPPASSGNSFDDNNRQTKANNVALSYDESGHLLNDGSRSYIWDDRDRLSEIQQGGTTIASFSYDALGRRTVKTEGGTSTQYLYDGQDAVQETQGTTVNPILTGLGIDQRYARNDTGGRTYFLSDQLGSTRLLTNAAGGVVQRYEYDPYGTTTQSSTAYTNPYQYTGREKDSSGLYYYRARYYRPQWGRFISEDPIGLAAGLNSYAYVEGNPLAFTDPLGLIKLPENPSGLPSGYKPDSSHRDPNGERWTNGTDVLDFHRGRAGKPGWRGKDHWHHNGGDKHYSPGDECPTLDQDNLEDKDFIDEMSEITGLTGGALIIYLIMSEGSRAFPPRNLIPIP; the protein is encoded by the coding sequence ATGACTTTACCAGGCGACTTCAAGGAAGGCGAAATGGAATCTGGCAACAAGACACGCACGCATTGGCTCTGGAGCACGAGTCTGGGCATGCTGGCGGCTGTGTCGAGCACTGGCTCGGTCAGTTGGGCGCAGTCGCCGAGCTTGGCGAGCGCTGCTGCGACGCATGTGAGCGCATCTGCTCCTGGCAATGCAGCAGTGGCGCAACGCATTGTGCTTGGCGGCGATCAGACGCTGCGTCTGGAGGCGTCGGGCAGGTCCATCGTGTTGACGCCACAGGACAGGCAACTGCGTGTTCGCTCCTGGCGTCTTCCTGAGCAACGCCTAGGCGCCAGTCTGACGCGGCTAGCCGATGGCCAGGTGCTGGTCTGGGGTGGCGCCAGTGCACAAGGCGCCCTGCGCGTTGGCGGATATTTGATCGACCCGGAACAAGATACGTTGCAGCCGGTTGCGTTGTCAGGTCTGCATCCACGTGCGCACCATAGCGCCACGGTTCTGACCGATGGCCAGTTGCTGCTGGCCGGCGGTGAGGGGACTGCGGGTCAAGCGCAACTCTGGAATCCCCAGACCCAGCGTGTGGTGACGTTGGTCATGCCTGCCAGGACCGGGCACGCAGCCACCCTGCAAGCCGACGGGCAAGTGCGTTTGTCTGGTGGGACGGGAACGGGTGCCGGGTCGCGTACCGATCTGCTGTTCGACCCGGCAAGCCAGAGGTTCAGTCCAGCGCAGCCGCGCTGGGCAGCGGCGGCGGACACGGCGCTGGCTGCATCCCTTCCGGCAGGTGGGCAAGCCCAGGCCGATCCGGACACGCGTATCGCGCTGCGTTTTACGCGCCCGGTCCAAGGCGCGGACGTCAAAGACACGACGGTGTCGCTGATGGGGCCGGGTGGCCTGGTGGAAACACGCGTGTCCACAGCCGAAGGTGGCCGGCTCGTTTTTATCCATCCCAAGGCAACCCTCTTTCCGGACACCAGCTACACGGTGCTGGTGCAGGGACTGCATGGTCTGGATGGCAAAGCGGTGCCGCTGTCTGTGGTTGAGTTCAAGACCGCTGCGATTGCCAGTGCTGCCGATGCGACACCGGCCACTGCCAAGGGCGCAGCGCCGGCTAGCGCAGCCATCGGCAAAGCCCCGGCCCTGTTGGGGTGCGGCACTGACCATCCGTTCCCCTGCAAGTTGTCGTCGTCGTTGAGCGAAGGCGCCTGGCGGCCAGGGCAGGACAGTACGGATGGACGCTGGCGGGTCGAAGGTTCTCAGCCTGAAGCCCTGCCCATCAGTGCTCCCGAAGTTGCCGCCATGGCCAGTGGGCTGACCAGCGTCAGCGGCCAAGTGCTGCTGGTCAATGGTCGGCCTCTTGCGGGTGTGGAGGTCAGTGTCGGGTCAAGCAAGACCCGTACGGATCCGACCGGACGCTTTGTGCTGACGGGTATCGCCCAAGGGCGCCAAGCGCTGTATGTCGATGGCACGTGCGCCAATATCGCCGGACGTGAGTATGGCCAATTCGTGGTGGGTGTGGATCTGAAGGTCGGCCAGCTCACCCGTTTGCCTTACACCATGTACGTGCCGCAGATCAGTGCACGCGATAAGACACACCTTGCCTCCCCATTGAAGCATGACGTGGTGGTCACCCATCCGGATATTCCCGGATTGCAGATCCATCTTCCGGCCGGCACCGTGATCCGCGATCGCAAGGGTCGTCTGGTCCACGAATTGGCGATCGTGCCCACCCCCGTCAATCGGGCCCCGTTCCCGGTGCCTGCCAACTACCCGATGTATTTCACGCTTGAGCCAGGTGGTGCGCTGATCCAGGGCTTGACGCCGCAAGCCGCGCAGGGCGTGAAGGTGCTGTATCCCAACTACGACAAGTTGCCGACCGGAACGCAAGCCAACTTTTGGATCTACGAACCGGCGCAGGGTTGGCGTGTTTACGGCAAGGGACGGGTGACCTCCGATGGCACACGTATCGCGCCAGAGGCCGGTGTGGGCCTGTATCAGGCCATGGGGGCAAGTTACAGCATCGATAGCAACACCCCGCCTCCCGAGCCTGACAAGCCGCCAGTGAGCGACGGTTGCAATTGCGATGCCGGTGGCGCGGGTGCGACTGCAGGCGATCCGATCGACCTTTTCACGGGCGAGTTTTCCTATGAAGAGAGCGACGCGGTGGTTGGGGGTCTTTCCCCGATCGCGCTCACGCGTTTCTACCGGCCGCACGAAACTGTAAAGCGCGACTTTGGCATCGGCACCGCAGCGGGTTTCCGCTACACCTTGTATGCGCCGGCAGCGGACTACAATCAGCTGCAGCTGGTGCTGCCAAGCGGTGCGCCGATCGTGTTCATCCGGACATCGGGGAGTGGACTGACCGGCCAATGGGCGCAGTCCGGCTCTCTGTCGGGATATGCGGGCGCCACCATTACGCAAGGCACTCCATCGGGGCACGGTTACCTGCTTGCCTTGCGCGATGGCAGCAAGATGTATTTCAACCAGTACTCTCCAAACCAGCTCGAATGGACGACCGATCGGTTTGGTAACCGGGTCGATTATGTTTACGATGCCGGCCTGGTGGCGCGGATCGTGTCGGCCAATGGCCGTTATTTGGCAATCGGCTACGACAGCAGCAATCGGGTCAGCACCGTCAAGGATCCCTTGGGCAGCAGCTGGTCCTACGCGTACAACGCTGACGGATACCTCAGCAAGGTGACCCGTCCAGATGGCAGTACGCGCAGTTTCACCTACAAGGTGCGCGAGCAGGACGCGACGCTTCCTGGCCAGGTCCGGCTGCAAGCCATCTATGACGGCAAAAATCAGCGCGTGGTGTTCAATGAGTTTGAAGACGCGGCAGGCACCTGGAGCGGTCGTGTGGTCAAACAGACCCAGGCAGATGGTGGGGTATTGACCATTGATGACGCACATGACGAGGCAGGCACGCGTGGTCGGCTGATCACCCGGCCGGACGGTAGCCAACGACGGGTGGTGTTTGATCCAGCAACCCATTATCCGAAGACCGATACTGCCGCCTACGGCACGCCGCTGGCCCAGACCATCAGCTACGAACGCGGTGCCGGTGGGCAAATCACTGCCCAAATCGATCCGCTTGGGCGGCGTACCGAATATGCCTACGATGGCAGCGGTCGCAAGACGCAGATCAAGGCGATGGCAGGCACCAGCGCGGCCCGCACCACCACATTGGTTTACACCGCCGATGGCGATCTTGCATCGATCACCGACCCGCTCGACCGCACGACCCGTTTTGGTTACACGGCCCGCTGCCTGACCTCGGTGACCGACCCCATGGGCAAAGTCACCACAGCCACCTGCAACGCCGCAGGGCAACGCCTCACACTGAGCGATGCCTTGAATCACACCACCACCTTCACGTGGACCGGCGAAGACCTGACCCAGATCAGCGACCCGCTCGGCCGCACTGTGCATTTCCGCTACGACGTGCTGGGGCGGATGATTGCCGCCCAGGACGTGCAGGGCAACCTCGCGCGCATGGAGTACGACGTGCTGGGTCGGGTGGTGAAGTCGATCGATCCGTTGGGCAATACCGTGCAGACGGGGTTTGATGCCAACGGCAATGTCGCGGCGATCCTGTTGCCGCATGGCAACGGCGTCACGTATAGCTACGACAACCGCGACCGCCGCCTTACCCGCACCGACGCCCTGGGCCAGGTGGAGCGCTGGACCTACGACAAGATGGACCGGGTCACCCACTACACGGACCGGCGCAACCGTGTCACCACCTATGCTTACGACACCTTGGGCCGGCCGACCACGACCACGTTCCCAGGCATGGGCGGCAGCGTGACGGCCAGCTACGACGCCGGCAACCGGATGGTGGCGCTGGCCGACAGCGTGTCCGGCACGCTGGGCTGGAGCTACGACAGCTTCGATCAGGTCACCGCCGCCAACAGCCCGCAAGGCACGATCACCTACGGCTACGATGCAGCGGGCCGTCGCACGAAGATGCAGGCGGCCACCCAGGCGCCAGTCGTCTATGGTTACGACCCCGCCGACCGCCTGACGGGCATCACCCAAGGCCCCGAGAAGGTCATCTTCGCCTACGACCCCGCCAACCGACGCATCACCCAAACCCTGCCCAACCACGTGCAAACGGCCTACACCTACAACAACGCCAATCAGGTCACCGGCCTGGCCTGGGGCAAGGCCGGGCAGGCGGCGCTGGGTAGTCTGGGCTACGGCTATAACAGTGTCGGCCAACTGGTTGCGCAGACCGGCACGCATGCATCGCAGTCACTCCCACCGGCGAGCAGTGGCAACAGCTTCGACGACAATAACCGGCAGACCAAGGCCAACAACGTTGCGCTGAGCTATGACGAAAGCGGCCACCTGCTCAACGACGGCAGCCGCAGCTACATCTGGGACGACCGCGACCGGCTGAGCGAGATCCAGCAGGGCGGTACGACGATCGCCAGCTTCAGCTATGACGCGCTGGGACGGCGGACGGTCAAGACGGAAGGCGGCACAAGTACGCAGTATCTGTATGACGGCCAAGACGCCGTGCAGGAAACACAGGGCACCACAGTCAATCCGATCCTGACCGGGCTGGGCATCGACCAGCGCTATGCACGTAACGATACAGGTGGCAGGACGTACTTCCTGAGCGATCAGTTGGGCAGCACGCGCTTGCTGACGAATGCAGCGGGCGGTGTGGTGCAGCGGTATGAATATGATCCGTATGGAACGACGACGCAGAGCAGTACGGCTTACACCAATCCGTATCAGTACACTGGGAGAGAAAAAGATTCAAGTGGCCTGTATTACTACCGGGCGAGGTATTATCGGCCGCAGTGGGGGCGGTTTATTAGTGAGGATCCGATTGGGTTGGCGGCTGGGCTGAATAGTTATGCGTATGTTGAAGGCAACCCACTCGCCTTCACTGATCCCCTCGGTTTGATCAAACTTCCGGAGAATCCCTCTGGACTTCCGTCAGGCTATAAACCAGATTCTTCTCATCGGGATCCGAACGGCGAGCGCTGGACTAACGGTACTGATGTTCTTGATTTTCATAGGGGAAGAGCTGGTAAACCAGGTTGGAGAGGTAAGGATCATTGGCACCATAATGGAGGAGATAAGCACTACTCGCCAGGTGACGAATGCCCGACATTAGATCAAGATAATTTAGAAGATAAGGATTTCATTGATGAAATGAGTGAAATCACAGGATTAACTGGCGGAGCCCTAATTATTTACTTGATTATGTCAGAAGGGTCTCGTGCGTTTCCTCCAAGAAATTTAATTCCTATCCCATAA
- a CDS encoding RHS repeat-associated core domain-containing protein produces MTLPGDFKEGEMESGNKTRTHWLWSTSLGMLAAVSSTGSVSWAQSPSLASAAATHVSASAPGNAAVAQRIVLGGDQTLRLEASGRSIVLTPQDRQLRVRSWRLPEQRLGASLTRLADGQVLVWGGASAQGALRVGGYLIDPEQDTLQPVALSGLHPRAHHSATVLTDGQLLLAGGEGTAGQAQLWNPQTQRVVTLVMPARTGQTATLQADGQVRLSGGTGTGAGSRTDLLFDPASQRFSPAQPRWAAAADTALAASLPAGGQAQADPDTRIALRFTRPVQGADVKDTTVSLMGPGGLVETRVSTAEGGRLVFIHPKATLFPDTSYTVLVQGLHGLDGKAVPLSVVEFKTAAIASAADATPVTAKGAAPASAAIGKAPALLGCGTDHPLPCKLSSSLSEGAWRPGQDSTDGRWRVQGSQPQTLPISAPEVAAMASGLTSVSGQVLLVNGRPLAGVEVSVGSSKTRTDPTGRFVLTGIAQGRQALYVDGTCANIAGREYGQFVVGVDLKVGQLTRLPYTMYVPQISARDKTHLASPLKHDVVVTHPDIPGLQIHLPAGTVIRDRKGRLVHELAIVPTPVNRAPFPVPANYPMYFTLEPGGALIQGLTPQAAQGVKVLYPNYDKLPTGTQANFWIYEPAQGWRVYGKGRVTSDGTRIAPEAGVGLYQAMGASYSIDSNTPPPEPDKPPVSDGCNCDAGGAGATAGDPIDLFTGEFSYEESDAVVGGLSPIALTRFYRPHETVKRDFGIGTAAGFRYTLYAPAADYNQLQLVLPSGAPIVFIRTSGSGLTGQWAQSGSLSGYAGATITQGTPSGHGYLLALRDGSKMYFNQYSPNQLEWTTDRFGNRVDYVYDAGLVARIVSANGRYLAIGYDSSNRVSTVKDPLGSSWSYAYNADGYLSKVTRPDGSTRSFTYKVREQDATLPGQVRLQAIYDGKNQRVVFNEFEDAAGTWSGRVVKQTQADGGVLTIDDAHDEAGTRGRLITRPDGSQRRVVFDPATHYPKTDTAAYGTPLAQTISYERGAGGQITAQIDPLGRRTEYAYDGSGRKTQIKAMAGTSAARTTTLVYTADGDLASITDPLDRTTRFGYTARCLTSVTDPMGKVTTATCNAAGQRLTLSDALNHTTTFTWTGEDLTQISDPLGRTVHFRYDVLGRMIAAQDVQGNLARMEYDVLGRAVKSIDPLGNTVQTGFDANGNVAAILLPHGNGVTYSYDKRDRRLTRTDALGQVERWTYDKMDRVTHYTDRRNRVTTYAYDTLGRPTTTTFPAMGGSVTASYDAGNRMVALADSVSGTLGWSYDSFDQVTAANSPQGTITYGYDAAGRRTKMQAATQAPVVYGYDTADRLTGITQGPEKVIFAYDPANRRITQTLPNHVQTAYTYNNANQVTGLAWGKAGQAALGSLGYGYNPVGQLVAQTGTHASQTLPQPSANNSFDDNNRQTKANNVALSYDESGHLLNDGSRKYVWDDRDRLSEIQQGGTTIASFSYDALGRRTVKTEGGTSTQYLYDGEDVVQETQGSTVNPILTGLGIDQRYARNDTGGRTYFLTDQLGSTRLLTNAAGGVVQRYEYDPYGATTQSSTAYTNPYQYTGREKDSSGLYYYRARYYRPQWGRFISEDPIGLAAGLNSYAYVGGNPISHSDPTGKILVNVVTGVIGAVIGGGTNLTMQLLQNGGNLDCVDWGDAAIATGVGAVAGALAPFAASGMVAAALGASSNMAQYGLTQLSNNEDITAGGLGWSGVTGAGGGIIGGAFSRSGIRWDEASPWLGAGVAKSMNETGDIAANTGASSLLRNVGGGMWGNIPEPGNSGSKCGCK; encoded by the coding sequence ATGACTTTACCAGGCGACTTCAAGGAAGGCGAAATGGAATCTGGCAACAAGACACGCACGCATTGGCTCTGGAGCACGAGTCTGGGCATGCTGGCGGCTGTGTCGAGCACGGGCTCGGTCAGTTGGGCGCAGTCGCCGAGCTTGGCGAGCGCTGCTGCGACGCATGTGAGCGCCTCTGCTCCTGGCAATGCAGCAGTGGCGCAACGCATTGTGCTTGGCGGCGATCAGACGCTGCGTCTGGAGGCGTCGGGCAGATCCATCGTGTTGACGCCACAGGACAGGCAACTGCGCGTTCGCTCCTGGCGTCTTCCTGAGCAACGCCTAGGGGCCAGTCTGACGCGGCTAGCCGATGGCCAGGTGCTGGTCTGGGGTGGCGCCAGTGCACAAGGCGCCCTGCGCGTTGGCGGATACTTGATCGACCCGGAACAAGATACGTTGCAGCCGGTTGCGTTGTCAGGTCTGCATCCACGTGCGCACCATAGCGCCACGGTTCTGACCGATGGCCAGTTGCTGCTGGCTGGCGGTGAGGGAACTGCGGGTCAAGCGCAACTCTGGAATCCCCAGACCCAGCGTGTGGTGACGTTGGTCATGCCTGCCAGGACCGGGCAAACAGCCACCCTGCAAGCCGACGGGCAAGTGCGTTTGTCTGGTGGGACGGGAACGGGTGCCGGGTCGCGTACCGATCTGCTGTTCGACCCGGCAAGCCAGAGGTTCAGTCCAGCGCAGCCGCGCTGGGCAGCGGCGGCGGACACGGCGCTGGCTGCATCCCTTCCGGCAGGTGGGCAAGCCCAGGCCGATCCGGACACGCGGATCGCGCTGCGTTTTACGCGCCCGGTCCAAGGTGCGGACGTCAAAGACACGACGGTGTCGCTGATGGGGCCGGGTGGCCTGGTGGAAACACGCGTGTCCACAGCCGAAGGTGGCCGGCTCGTTTTTATCCATCCCAAGGCAACCCTCTTTCCGGACACCAGCTACACGGTGCTGGTGCAGGGACTGCATGGTCTGGATGGCAAAGCGGTGCCGCTGTCTGTGGTTGAGTTCAAGACCGCTGCGATTGCCAGTGCTGCCGATGCGACACCGGTCACTGCCAAGGGCGCAGCGCCGGCTAGCGCAGCCATCGGCAAAGCCCCGGCCCTGTTGGGGTGCGGCACTGACCATCCGTTGCCCTGCAAGTTGTCGTCGTCGTTGAGCGAAGGCGCCTGGCGGCCAGGGCAGGACAGTACGGATGGACGCTGGCGGGTCCAAGGTTCTCAGCCACAAACCCTGCCCATCAGTGCTCCCGAAGTTGCCGCCATGGCCAGTGGGCTGACCAGCGTCAGCGGCCAAGTGCTGCTGGTCAATGGTCGGCCTCTTGCGGGTGTGGAGGTCAGTGTCGGGTCAAGCAAGACCCGTACGGATCCGACCGGACGCTTTGTGCTGACGGGTATCGCCCAAGGGCGCCAAGCGCTGTATGTCGATGGCACGTGCGCCAATATCGCCGGACGTGAGTATGGCCAATTCGTGGTGGGTGTGGATCTGAAGGTCGGCCAGCTCACCCGTTTGCCTTACACCATGTACGTGCCGCAGATCAGTGCACGCGATAAGACACACCTTGCCTCCCCATTGAAGCATGACGTGGTGGTCACCCATCCGGATATTCCCGGATTGCAGATCCATCTTCCGGCCGGCACCGTGATCCGCGATCGCAAGGGTCGTCTGGTCCACGAATTGGCGATCGTGCCCACCCCCGTCAATCGGGCCCCGTTCCCGGTGCCTGCCAACTACCCGATGTATTTCACGCTTGAGCCAGGTGGTGCGCTGATCCAGGGCTTGACGCCGCAAGCCGCGCAGGGCGTGAAGGTGCTGTATCCCAACTACGACAAGTTGCCGACCGGAACGCAAGCCAACTTTTGGATCTACGAACCGGCGCAGGGTTGGCGTGTTTACGGCAAGGGACGGGTGACCTCCGATGGCACACGTATCGCGCCAGAGGCCGGTGTGGGCCTGTATCAGGCCATGGGGGCAAGTTACAGCATCGATAGCAACACCCCGCCTCCCGAGCCTGACAAGCCGCCAGTGAGCGACGGTTGCAATTGCGATGCCGGTGGCGCGGGTGCGACTGCAGGCGATCCGATCGACCTTTTCACGGGCGAGTTTTCCTATGAAGAGAGCGACGCGGTGGTTGGGGGTCTTTCCCCGATCGCGCTCACGCGTTTCTACCGGCCGCACGAAACTGTAAAGCGCGACTTTGGCATCGGCACCGCAGCGGGTTTCCGCTACACCTTGTATGCGCCGGCAGCGGACTACAATCAGCTGCAGCTGGTGCTGCCAAGCGGTGCGCCGATCGTGTTCATCCGGACATCGGGGAGTGGACTGACCGGCCAATGGGCGCAGTCCGGCTCTCTGTCGGGATATGCGGGCGCCACCATTACGCAAGGCACTCCATCGGGGCACGGTTACCTGCTTGCCTTGCGCGATGGCAGCAAGATGTATTTCAACCAGTACTCTCCAAACCAGCTCGAATGGACGACCGATCGGTTTGGTAACCGGGTCGATTATGTTTACGATGCCGGCCTGGTGGCGCGGATCGTGTCGGCCAATGGCCGTTATTTGGCAATCGGCTACGACAGCAGCAATCGGGTCAGCACCGTCAAGGATCCCTTGGGCAGCAGCTGGTCCTACGCGTACAACGCTGACGGATACCTCAGCAAGGTGACCCGTCCAGATGGCAGTACGCGCAGTTTCACCTACAAGGTGCGCGAGCAGGACGCGACGCTTCCTGGCCAGGTCCGGCTGCAAGCCATCTATGACGGCAAAAATCAGCGCGTGGTGTTCAATGAGTTTGAAGACGCGGCAGGCACCTGGAGCGGTCGTGTGGTCAAACAGACCCAGGCAGATGGTGGGGTATTGACCATTGATGACGCACATGACGAGGCAGGCACGCGTGGTCGGCTGATCACCCGGCCGGACGGTAGCCAACGACGGGTGGTGTTTGATCCAGCAACCCATTATCCGAAGACCGATACTGCCGCCTACGGCACGCCGCTGGCCCAGACCATCAGCTACGAACGCGGTGCCGGTGGGCAAATCACTGCCCAAATCGATCCGCTTGGGCGGCGTACCGAATATGCCTACGATGGCAGCGGTCGCAAGACGCAGATCAAGGCGATGGCAGGCACCAGCGCGGCCCGCACCACCACATTGGTTTACACCGCCGATGGCGATCTTGCATCGATCACCGACCCGCTCGACCGCACGACCCGTTTTGGTTACACGGCCCGCTGCCTGACCTCGGTGACCGACCCCATGGGCAAAGTCACCACAGCCACCTGCAACGCCGCAGGGCAACGCCTCACACTGAGCGATGCCTTGAATCACACCACCACCTTCACGTGGACCGGCGAAGACCTGACCCAGATCAGCGACCCGCTCGGCCGCACTGTGCATTTCCGCTACGACGTGCTGGGGCGGATGATTGCCGCCCAGGACGTACAGGGCAACCTCGCGCGGATGGAGTACGACGTGCTGGGTCGGGCGGTAAAGTCGATCGACCCGTTGGGCAATACCGTGCAGACGGGGTTTGATGCCAACGGCAATGTCGCGGCGATCCTGTTGCCGCATGGCAACGGCGTCACGTATAGCTACGACAAGCGCGACCGCCGCCTTACCCGCACCGACGCCCTGGGCCAGGTGGAGCGCTGGACCTACGACAAGATGGACCGGGTCACCCACTACACGGACCGGCGCAACCGTGTCACCACCTATGCTTACGACACCTTGGGCCGGCCGACCACGACCACGTTTCCGGCGATGGGCGGCAGCGTGACGGCCAGCTACGACGCCGGCAACCGGATGGTGGCGCTGGCCGACAGCGTGTCCGGCACGCTGGGCTGGAGCTACGACAGCTTCGATCAGGTCACCGCCGCCAACAGCCCGCAAGGCACGATCACCTACGGCTACGATGCAGCGGGCCGTCGCACGAAGATGCAGGCGGCCACCCAGGCGCCAGTCGTCTATGGTTACGACACCGCCGACCGCCTGACGGGCATCACCCAAGGCCCCGAGAAGGTCATCTTCGCCTACGACCCCGCCAACCGACGCATCACCCAAACTTTGCCCAACCACGTGCAAACGGCCTACACCTACAACAACGCCAATCAGGTCACCGGCCTGGCCTGGGGCAAGGCCGGGCAGGCGGCGCTGGGCAGTTTGGGTTATGGCTATAACCCCGTGGGCCAATTGGTTGCGCAGACCGGCACGCATGCATCGCAGACCCTGCCGCAGCCCAGTGCAAATAACAGCTTCGACGACAATAACCGGCAGACCAAGGCCAACAACGTTGCGCTGAGCTATGACGAAAGCGGCCACCTGCTCAACGACGGCAGCCGCAAGTATGTCTGGGACGACCGCGACCGGTTGAGCGAGATCCAGCAGGGCGGTACGACGATCGCCAGCTTCAGCTATGACGCGCTGGGACGGCGGACGGTCAAGACCGAGGGAGGCACGAGCACGCAGTATCTGTATGACGGCGAGGATGTAGTACAAGAGACGCAAGGCAGCACGGTGAACCCGATCCTGACCGGGCTTGGCATCGATCAACGCTATGCGCGTAACGATACGGGTGGCAGGACGTACTTCCTGACCGACCAGTTGGGCAGCACGCGCCTGCTGACGAATGCAGCGGGCGGTGTGGTGCAGCGGTATGAATATGATCCGTATGGTGCGACGACGCAGAGCAGTACGGCTTATACCAACCCGTATCAGTACACAGGAAGGGAAAAAGATTCAAGTGGCCTGTATTACTACCGGGCGAGGTATTATCGGCCGCAGTGGGGGCGGTTTATTAGTGAGGATCCGATTGGGTTGGCGGCTGGGCTGAATAGTTATGCGTATGTCGGCGGCAACCCGATATCGCACTCAGATCCAACCGGGAAAATTTTAGTCAACGTTGTTACCGGCGTCATCGGAGCAGTAATTGGGGGTGGCACGAATTTGACTATGCAGCTCCTTCAAAATGGGGGGAATTTAGACTGTGTGGATTGGGGTGATGCGGCTATCGCCACAGGTGTTGGTGCTGTAGCAGGAGCACTTGCGCCTTTTGCTGCTAGTGGTATGGTGGCGGCAGCTCTCGGTGCAAGTTCTAACATGGCGCAATATGGGTTGACTCAGCTGTCAAATAATGAAGATATTACTGCTGGTGGCTTAGGCTGGAGTGGCGTTACTGGCGCGGGTGGTGGAATAATCGGTGGTGCATTCAGTCGTTCTGGAATTAGGTGGGATGAAGCATCGCCCTGGCTTGGTGCTGGAGTGGCAAAAAGTATGAATGAAACTGGGGATATTGCTGCTAATACAGGTGCAAGTAGTCTACTAAGAAACGTTGGTGGTGGAATGTGGGGCAACATTCCGGAGCCCGGTAATTCCGGTTCTAAGTGTGGGTGCAAGTAA